The window aattttgtttttattcagcaaataggctaacctggcatgatgttgctgttaaaacgtGAGTCTATCGTTAGCACTGTAGCACACATTCAGTAGCTGTGTTATtcttgctaacatttgtgtcctcctgtcccactccttaatgttatgttgttgtatgtgatctaCGGCATCTATTACATAAGACAAGTGCAGCGTTACAATGTACgtttaaaaagtggataaaagtAGTGCACAACAGTACTTATCGGAGCCACACACTCTGTCAGAGACAgggtggacaaacacagctcattagcattaaagctacaggcacACAAAACAGCTTGGTCctagtagggcttactaaaagcacttttaaactgtcaagGCTGGGTTTTGACCAACAcatttccaatacactattgtgggacctctgagacttttttaaattgttgaaaaatgctATAATTTGGAACCTTAAATTGTTTCCACGGGCCAAGATACATCTGGTTGCAGGCTGTATTTTGTGTGGAGGATGCCCCTGATTGGCCCGTGAACCAGATGTTGACCCCCAATATAAAGACTACCTATGGTCCAACATTTCCCATTCCTCAGCACTGCCAGGCTGGGAAACAATCCGGATGTTTTCCCAAATAAGGACTTCCTGGCTGGTGCATGGGTGTATGAGTGATGGTCAAGGACAGGTGTGACATGACTCCAGAGGAAACCAGAGAACGAACTGCAAGTCGCTCTTCTTGTAGTTGCACTGTCACTTTTGATATAAATAGCTTTACGGAAAGCTGCGTAGGGCCCAGTCACAACAGAGGGGCGGTATCACTTTAAAGTCTGTGTACATAAAGCATAGTGACTGCTGCAGCACTGCAGGGACCCACTGGATGCTGGAGATCTTAGTTTACTCTGTTACGCAACAAGCCCATTCAGACATGGGGATTCACGGTTCCAAGCCTCGGAAGCAAGCACAGGTCCTGATGCTGGGCCTGGATGAATCAGGGAAAAGCACCCTCCTCTACAAGCTCAAATACAATGAGAGTGTGGTGACCGTGCCCACTGTGGGCTTCAATGTGGAGACACTGGAGACAGACAGGAGCAGCCCCAGTCTAACCGTCTGGGACGTGGGTGGTCAGAGGAAGATGAGGCCTCACTGGAAGTATCACTATGCAGACACAGCCGGACTGGTCTTTGTGGTGGACAGTGCGGACCACAAGAGGTTGGATGAGGCCCGCAAGGAACTGCATCGGGTTAGTCCACTCATCGTTTCCTGAGGATACTTCATAGCACACGTTTGTAGTGAATATGTGATATGTTGCACACTGCAGCATGATGCATGCAATGGATGTGGCTTGAACTTAGGATCCGACACTTTGTATTTCACCCTTTACAGCGCATTCATTGCTGTATATGATAAagcttttatatttttttggacaCAATGTTTATGTTATTGTTACTTTTAGCACTGTTTTAAGTGAATTTGTTTGGGTTAAGGTATCCAGGAGCATCaataacaaatacagtatgtaagccaaaaacatacataataattataaacatTTCCATACATTGTctatatgtattaaaaaataataatcatgatatttatttctacatattcttattatataaatataacaattttatgttatatatataacataatataatagtgggccgcacggtggcctaatgtttagcatgctggccacaagtgtgtgtgtgggttttctccgggtactccggcttcctcccacattccacaaatatgcatgttagataaattgtccataggtatgaatgtgagtgtgaaaggttgtttgtgtatatgtgccctgtgattggctggcgaccagtccaggctgtaccctgcctctctcccaaagtcagctgggataggccccagcataccccctcaaCCCTAATGAGGcttaagaggcatagaaaatgaatgagtacCACTAGTCTATTAATATTTGCATTACAATTTAAATAACACTAATACATTATAGGcaagttatattattatcaaTATTATACCTATCATAATTGTACAAATATGCCCAAATATATTTGCTaataattatgtattatttatttgattgtaTCGTTATTTTGAACTGATGCTCTGTGTATAGTTATGTGAGTCCCTGCAGAGGGCATGGGTTAATTCCCGGCtagggttgtgtcaggaagcgcatctggtgtaaaaactaagccaaaaccaCTCATGCAATTGACTTCCTGTGGTGACCTCAGACAGGGAAAAgctgaaagtgaaaaatgtatatttatgtgAGCCTGTATGTTGCAATAATATTGCTACTGTACCGATCAATCAATTAATTTACTAATAGATTATAAAGTTCTACGATACcaggaaaatacatttaataatgtaattttattatgTCAGACAAGTGATGTAATTACTAAATTAGAacctactgtataataatacatttcaaatccatttcaaatttcaaatccatccatccatcttctatgccgcttatcttcacaaAGGACAcagggatgctggagcctatcccagctgacttcggactagaggcggggtacaccctgaactaatcgccagccaatcgcagggcacatatagacaaacaaacaaacattcatacctatggacaaattagagtcgccaatgaacctaacatgcatgtttctggaatgtgggaggtacccggagaaaacccacgcacgcacggggagaacatgcaagctccacacagagatgcccaacggggATTCGAATGCAGATCTTCtctatctcctgactgtgtggccaacatgctaaccactaggccaccatgcagcctACATTTCAAATGTGACAGCAAAATTAATATGATAAAGGGTACATTGAGTGCTGAATATTCTACCTAAACATGTGTGACGCTGTTACCATGTGCCAGAAAAGTGATACATATGTTTTCTCTGTTCTGGTCCTTCAGGTCCTGAAGTATGAGAGCCTGAGAGGAGTACCTCTGGTCGTACTCGCCAACAAACAGGATCTTCACAGAGCTCTAAGCCCCGAGGTGGTCTGCCAGAGACTGGACCTGAGGCAGGCATGTGAGGGCAGCAGGGCCTGGTTCGTCCAGCCCTGCTCGGGCATCACAGGCACAGGGCTAGAGCAAGGTTTCAGGAGGATAGTTTATCTGATGAAGACCCCATTGAGACAGACACAGGAGGACATACAGGTCAAGATGAAGTCAAAGGGCTTCGGTATTGCTGCCTTGATCTGTGGCTGATGGCTCTTGGAGATGTAGATCTAAGGATTCATTCAGTCATACTTTGTGTTCAATTCACTTCTGCCTTCCTGAGCTGTACGCTCAATTAAAAAGGGCCAACATGGATCATCTTGACATGGTGGTTTCACCACACTAAAGAGAAAGTGTCTTTGGGTCAGCCCAAATAAGACTTGGTGGTGTTTTTTTCGTTTCAACATTCCTCGGTGTTAACTTTGTGTAACATTCACGTCTTGGATTTGATTAGAGTGAAGTGCATTGACTGTATTTGGaatcattgtacattttcagcaTTCAACAGTAATTTGGTTGTATGTTACAATAAATTCTCATTGCTACTGATTATTTCTGAAGTTATTATATcgtttgtaaaaaatataaatattctgAATTATAATAAGAACCatttaacaatgttttattCAGACAAGACAAAGAGCAGAAATAAAAGAGCACCTTGCTAGTGTTTCACTCATACTGTGCGTCCATTTAATTAAGTAGTGTTCCAACTGGACacaagcaaaataaaaattgaGTTCCATATGATAGAACTAATtgtaaattataaaaatatatggaTATTCAACATACTATATAAATAcatgtgaaaaatatatttgattattttttatttatttgattaagacaattgcaaatgttgaaatagtCACAGTCGGTTTAACCGAAAAGTAGAATGCCAAAGCGAAGACTGAGACAAAAAGCAATTCATTGGTATATGGTGCACACAATTGCGAAAAAACTCATTCAAACTCAACTCACTCATCATCACACGTGAAggaccgcacggtggccaagtggttaagcatgttagccacattgtcaggagatctggatgATCTGGGTTCAACTCTCCactggacatctctgtgtggagtttgcatgttccaaaaacatgcgtattagcttaattggtgactctaaattgtcttgaCGGGTGTCCTGTAGGTGTAGCGTATGAATGctggctaccagtccaggggtgtaccccgcctctcatccaaagtcagctgggataggctccagcatacccccgcgaccctaatgacaaTTAAGCTGCacagaaaatgtatgaatgaattatacagtacatgtgaggAACAAAAGGTGACAGTGACAAAAGGGTTGACGTGACTGGGGACCCTGCCTAAGGATTGCAAATCAGCGGTCCTCTCTGTCCACAATTTGCACATCGTTGTCCTCCAAGAAATGTCCCTTCTTTTGAAAAGCAAATGAACTCTGTGCCCGAAGAAACTGCTCTATGATGTGCCATGCGTTTGTATGAGGGTTGCTTGGTCACCTCAGGCTTGGGTGTAGTGACCCTTCTTCTCCTGGTGGATTTGACAAAGGGCGAGTTAGGATACGCACAGGTAGAAAGAGCCTTCCTAATGTGTGCCCCTTCTATCTTCCATTGTTAGTGATGGAGATCTTCTCTGCTCTGTCCTTGAGGGTTGTGATAACTCTTAGCCTGTGTTGTCGTGGGTGATGGGAGTGAAAGAGCAGGTACTGGTCTGTTCTGGTAGGTTTTCTATAGACCTCAATCTAAGGGCTTCCGTCCCTCCCTGCCCACACTTTACTGTCCAAAAATAtcaatgtattctttttaagtACTTTCTGAGTGGCCACAGAGTTGatgtgttcagtaaataaatcTAGTTTGCAGGTTTTTATCTGAACCCATGTGTCATCAACATACTGTACCTGAACCAGTGGCTGGACTAAGTTCCTCCAAAGGAGTCTAGTGCTTTTCTTTCCGCTTATTCCAtgtgcatgttggccacaatggGGGAGACCGATGAGCCCATGCTATAGCCTTGTTTTTGCTTATAGAAACATTTGTTAAATTGTAAGCGTTGCGAGGCAAAGCTGGAGTTGACTGCATAACTTGTCTGTGGTGAAGTTGGCTCTGTCCTGTAAACAGAAGTTTTGTTTTAGTAATTCTCTGACCGCTTCAATGGCTTGGCAATTGTCTACAAGACAGACCTAACCTCACTTCAGTGCAACGTTGTGGCAAGTGCAATGACCTTTACAATGGAGAGATCAAGTAACCCTTATTCAACCCTTATTCTCAATGGATAGGCACCAGATTTGCAGTTGAGTTTAtattactatactgtactgctatatttgttatcaatATCTGTTCCTTAAATTAAAGCTGTAAAgcctaaataataatattattaccaCAAATATCACTACTACCTgctatttataataataataacaacaacataaacattctGGAACTAAAATGTTAAATGACccaaatatataattaattctTGATATTTAGGTTTCAGGATGAAGTTGTTTAAAAAGATCACCTTCTTTACAATGGAAACAATATAatgttttacagcagttttaatGTAAACGTACAGTACGTACAGTTGTATGCGGAATGGCGCGCGCCTGATGGGGACGAGCTTTTAGAATGAACCAATGAGAGTCGATGTGCTGCCCCCACCCTTCCTCGCCACCACCGGCAATCCCAGCATGCATCGCGGCCGCCCAGCAGAAGCAGTAGCAAAAAAATAGTCCGCTAAACTAGAGGCCGAGAAGAGCAAGCAGTTAGCATTACTGGCTAATTTCCACGAGTCAAAGTACGCCTCAACTGCTAAACATGGCCGACGAGAAACTGGACAACCAACGACTGAAGAATTTCAAGAACAAGGGACGGGATTTGGAGGTAAAAGTTAGAAACAGGTcgtattttttccccttccatcGTTCAACCGCTCGCGGCCAACTTCGCCCCATTGGCTTCCCTGTGACGTCGTTTCTAATTTGCACCATCGGGAACTTTGCCCCCAGGCTCCAGCTAGGGCCTTCACTTCCAACTATTTCCAAAAAACTTCCACACTGGCCTTGCCTTTTTTACCTATAGCCCTCATTTATTGAGCATATTGGGTTGTTCACTGTGCAAAGATGTTCGTCCGTTGCTTCTCCTGTAAGAGTTAGCTTGGTGCTAGCCAGGCCCACGGCTCAACATGCTAGCTCAATTGATCGTTTTTAGCTCGATTTGTACAATGGCAAAACTGCTAAATATCTACTAGAAATCATATATAAGTGAGAAGAATGTGGATATCGATGAATATCTCATTGATTGTTAAGTTAATATTGCGGCATACCAACGTCACCTCGAGAGTGCAGTTAAGCTAGCTCTCTTTTAAGCTCGTTGGCTAGGCTTGGAAGCTTGCAACCCCCTCCCCCGTCTTTAGCATAAAAAACAATAGCGGGGGTTATTTACCCCTAAATGTGCCTCTTATCAGCTGCTGTTTAAACACACGAGAAAACTGTTTAATAAACGATGTAAATGTATTACGCAGTTGATCGATGGCGCTCGTATGTAATGCTATTGACATGATTTACAACATCATGTGACGCTGCCGTGATTGCGTTGTATACTTTTCGCAGCCCTGGTGTTTAAGAATGCACATAAGTACTGTAGACTGATCCTGTATGACAAGTTGTTGTTTCGTTGGTGCTGCAGCGCAGGGACTGTCTGCTTCAAGCTACATATCATAAATGACTTCGCCATCACAAGCTACATGTAGTGTACCACAAATCATCTGTAGTATTTTTCCCTCACAGCTGTTTTAGCACTAGCCATTCTTCTCTTGATCTCATAGCGACAACATAATTCCTCACTGCCTCTAGTTAGGTACAGTAGCAAAATACAATTAACAGTagcaaaatacaattaaatagaGTACAAAAGGATGATAATACTAACTTTTGAAATATATTAATGTAAAGGTCGCTGATTATGCTGAATTGTGTGAGCCTGTTTGTAAGCGCCTAACCTGAGAAATATATtgttccacttttgagagaagagacaATCAGTTGCTTTTGGAGTTCCAGGGAAAAACCTCCTACCGGCTCCGAGCAATACGAgccaggcttcactacacaacttaaaggaaaactgcaattttttggaatttttctgatcatccacaatccttgtgagacatgaacacatgtcctcctcttttctgtgtgttctaaagataaaacagctaaaaagaggcagctaattaatgcacttATTGAGACACAAGTATTCCACCCACAAAGCCTATTAAAAGACCTCCAAAAAtggttatggttttatataaatTTTGTGTAACATGCCCATTCATGATAAAAtctaatacttacagtatttgggccgcactttggtcatttttagcATTACCTGAACAGCCTTTCTGGGCagattgatttcacatagcaacatagaaacgaacgctacacctacAGAACCCCAGACTAGGCCTgtcataattaataaatcaattaattgaaGCTTAAATAAAAATAGTCGTTAATTTTGCCTGCCTCGATAAATCGACATGTGGATGCGTAttttcctctctcctctctctttaccacacaggctggatgacaagagggttcactcagcATTTGTCTGGGTGTATTGGTTCTATATtggaatgaatggagagagtgaaccctcctctcaatCATTCAGCTTCTTTGTCCCAgtaggtggaggcggggccgctagtgAGTTGATACAGAGGCCAGGTTAGTGTTAGCATAAGTTAGCATCGTGTGCAAGCACACGCatatatgaatgaaggcacaaaagcgatggtttgTAAGCCAAATCCCACaaccccagtgtgggaatattttgggtTTGAACAGaaggtgagcacatgaacactTGACAAACCGATATGTGGCATTTGCTGGAAAGTAGTGATGACGAAGTAGGGAATAGCGCATCTCACAACCATCCTGTCCATTTTTCCCaacggggaaaaaaactacccCTCAAGGTGCAGCGGAGCCTTCACCCGACAGCCAATGCTTACTGAAAAGTttggttggcaaagtaaatataaacaaaacagctaaaaatggtgcacgctcacagacagtgtcgttcGGTATATGTTACACCTTCttgttaaggaataatacccaatgttcattatttattcaagtgcaattttgtttgcagagacttgatactccattttatttattatatttattgttgtgtgtgttttttattggagtggGGTTTTTTCCCTCACgatctatttttattgtttttggttgtgattgaggtttttatttaaatgcaatttttgcaaaaactttttttgcattttattgtcattgttgtttttttttgtctttttttgtgttatgtttgttaaattcattttagtaaaaagattttgacattccaattacaatgttaattactcttgagaaattatttttttttgcttttggtaTGGTGTACTCACAGTATGctatataattaattaaaaaatggtctaaaaatgttatcaatatCGATTGActataatttgtaggacaattatcgtccagcaaaatttgttattgtgacaggcctactccaGACTAATTTTCtactaggagcacagtggccaaatgtaaaattttaaaaattaaatccaaCACCGCCCTTTTTTCATATGCATCGGCCTGCCTTCTTCTTTGGTGCTGGCCTTTCATCCTCTTTAGGAGTTGATGTC is drawn from Dunckerocampus dactyliophorus isolate RoL2022-P2 chromosome 12, RoL_Ddac_1.1, whole genome shotgun sequence and contains these coding sequences:
- the LOC129190941 gene encoding ADP-ribosylation factor-like protein 14 is translated as MLEILVYSVTQQAHSDMGIHGSKPRKQAQVLMLGLDESGKSTLLYKLKYNESVVTVPTVGFNVETLETDRSSPSLTVWDVGGQRKMRPHWKYHYADTAGLVFVVDSADHKRLDEARKELHRVLKYESLRGVPLVVLANKQDLHRALSPEVVCQRLDLRQACEGSRAWFVQPCSGITGTGLEQGFRRIVYLMKTPLRQTQEDIQVKMKSKGFGIAALICG